The window ATCTTTGTAGAATGCAACGGAGTGGTGGGGATATTGTGCCACTTGGGGGAAATATAAACCGGCCGCCTTTGGCAGTGAGTCCAGTCATGCCACGAATTTCCACCATTCAAGTATGAATCCTCGCGGTACGCACGCTCCgcaagtaagagagaagagttaatGAAAGCACATTAATCGATCACTGATTTATTCAATAATCTATACGATTTCTATCTTTGTAGAATGCAACGGAGTGGTGGGGATACTGTGCCACTTGGGGGAAATATAAGGCGGCCGCCTTTGGCAGTAGGTCCAGTCATGCCACGAATTTCCACCAATCAAATCTCAATCCTTGCAGCACGCACGCTCCGCAAGTAGGAGGGAAGAGTTAATGTAAGCACATTAGTCGATCACTCGTTCATTCAATAATCTATACGATTTCTATCGTTTTAGAATGAAACGGGGTGGTGGGGATATCTGCCACTCGTGAGCAGATATAAGGCGCCCGCCTTTGACAGTCGGTCCAGTCATGCCACGAATTTCTAACATTCAGATCGCAATACTCTCGGTACGCNNNNNNNNNNNNNNNNNNNNNNNNNNNNNNNNNNNNNNNNNNNNNNNNNNNNNNNNNNNNNNNNNNNNNNNNNNNNNNNNNNNNNNNNNNNNNNNNNNNNTTTCTacgtaaagaaatttttctgcTATCTAAagtaaagatgaaagaaatgtaaagaatagtaatgaaaggaaataatgCGATAAACGGATGATGTATTATTGcagtttatttgattatttatttaattaaggaaaaaatagaacatgCATAGACGCAGTGTCGTTATTTTATAGGTATAAATTTGACACGGAGTGTTTTGGAAGAGCGCAATAAAACATCTTCCATTATTTTAACGTTGTCCAGTTCATCCACTGGTTCTAAATTAAAGTTGTATAATATGTGAGCTACCATGAGTTTGAGTTCCAGCATTGCGAATTTTTGAcctacgaaaagaaagataatagaatCACTTCAATCTAATTTGGATTTCTTCGTGGAATTTTTACCGATGCAGTTTCTTGGTCCTACACTAAACGGGAGATACGAATATGGATTGCGTCCTTTCATATTTTCTGGTAAAAATCTGTCCGGATCGAACACATCGGGATTTGGCCAAAATTCTGGATTTCTGTGTAAGCTGTAAATACTTACGTTACAAGTCGTACCAGCTGGGATTAAATAATTCTCtgaaatttaatatgattacttatttgattttaataatgaatcgaaaatgtatatgaaatataaatatatattacatactcAGTTGCATATCCTTAGATATATAACGAAGTACAGAATGAACGCTTGGATACAAGCGAAGTGATTCTTTAAGACATCTTTCCAAGTATGAAAATTCTTGAATCACTGAGATCgtcatttttaaatcttttcgtTCCATAACCGTGCTCACTtcgtttcttatatttttctacaagttaacatattatttattattcgttatagTTAGAAAACGCGTTCTTCACAATCGatgtttcataaattttttttttaaatgacaaAATTACCTGAACATCTTTGTGTTTTGCAAAAAGGAGTAAAGCAAAAGACAATGCCATTGCTACAGTATCGTGTCCCTACGGAgatattcataatttattttcattttttctacttatttGAGAGGGATTACATTTTCAACCTACCgcaaatataaaagtatcgaCTTCTTCTTGAATCCCTTCCTCATCGATTTGATTATCATTTAAAGAAGCGGCAATAAGTAAATCTAGCATAGCcaatcttttcttcgatctcggatctattacgaaaatattcgattaacaTTTATACCCAGATTAtggttcattattattaaactgtTAAATTACTTTGATTATTCTCGTCAACTTTTTCGGAAAAAGTCTGATTCGCATCCATTTCTccaaaattttgtaaatatttNNNNNNNNNNNNNNNNNNNNNNNNNNNNNNNNNNNNNNNNNNNNNNNNNNNNNNNNNNNNNNNNNNNNNNNNNNNNNNNNNNNNNNNNNNNNNNNNNNNNGGAATCTTCCGTATCCGCATATTAGGCAAAGTTTCagcaaattttacaaatattacagcatgtttgtgttttttttcccctcatATTTTGCTGATGCTCTGTATTGCAAGATATACCTATCAGTATCCAACAGTTTAAAAGTCTTTgcatttgtttaaaatttctttccttcgaattAGCAAAGATTTTTGAACGTGTTGGATACTTAGTATTAAGTATATTAACACTTCGCACTCTCTTTTGTGATTTGTttcttataaagaatatatcattttttatacatgtagatatagtaaagtaaaaatagtaaaaatacaaagtaaacatgattctttgtttctttgtccTTCGAAAGGATAAGATCATGAAATGTGTCATAGATTTTGTAGtttttttcgatactttttaattttttaaaggcGAAGTGTTAATAATAGGTTCATCGATTAGATTAGATATTTGCTTGGGAATTCGAGTAAATGTGTCTGTGTAAATGCGTACGATTAATGGATTCTTCCGATCCATTGATCGTCCACAGACTAGGATAGttcataaaatgtataataagcttttatttttaatttttttttctttgcagtTCTTGTTAGGGAATGCCCTATAGCAATTGTTAAGgcacgaagcaaagaagaggctATATGCCGAAGAGGCCCCCACAATATTGTGGCTCAAGAGGGCAACTATCGACGACGAATCATTTTTTCAGAGGATCATAATATATTCCTCTGATAATGGCTCGTGGtcttatcatatttttctatttttttaccACGTTGTCATTTTGCTCGTCagtaataattgttataactGAAGATATTCCATCTCTTTGGTAAAGTTCATGCCTGAATCGTTCAATAGATGCACAAGTTTTATAGTTAGTTAGAGTCCAAAATATTTAGATTCGCGTATTATtagattttgtaaattaacTAACTATCGTTGACATTACGgtaattattcttatacaatatttcattctgatagaatattatttgtaatttttgtatatagaaCGCGATAAAGAagtaattgataatataattcacatacatttttttttattcttaataataatatttgaaatcttTGTCAATTGTTTAATCATTGTAAATTGTAATGTAGAGTCACGCGTTTAGATTTTAACTTATTGCAACGTGATGTAGGGATTGATAAAAATGGATAgggaattaaattgaaaagtgCATCTACATATTGGCACGTCGAGTGGACGTGCTATATTTCatgtttttatgtattaattgtatgattaatgtattttctttttgtttcaggtGATCATCGTTGGATTTGTTAACATCAGTCTGTTTCGATAATCGTGTAATAGAATGCTTAATAGTAATAGAAtgcttaaataataaaatattaaatttaattattttcaaatttttttttgtaaatataatttcaatatagcaaatataatttcaaatatttggaAATGGACCAAAGATTTGAAagatattcattaataaaatgtttaactAATGAGAAAAGATGTGTTTCAGGTCTACAATTTCAATTGGATCATATGTCtggtttgttttttttatatttatactatcGATAAGTACACAGAATGAAATTGCATACTTTTGCAGTTTTATTATGACAGTTTTTatgatttgttttatatacactatgtttaatttttcagGTAATGacgaaattgatattatacaaAGTAATATAGAATTAgaataaaactatattaaaactatactaataagattatatataactaattctgaataatttcatattacatTATCTTACAAATTGGTAAAGTATGTTAGTaagttttttaaaatatcataattttattgcatGTTTATTCATAAGATGTAATTACGATGCATGATGCATGCTGGGGTTCTAATGCTTCATTTTTTACGCTTTAGCACATTTATATTAAGAGTATTATTGAGGATTTAGTTCTAAGGTTAAATTATCTTTAAGACTAATTTAAGACGAAAATGGCAGATCGGTTAACTATCTGCCACTTAGTAATTAAGATACTTCAAAAAGTCTGGATATATTGGATTGATACATGAATGAGTGTCATTGATCGTAAAATGGCATTTATGTAtgaattaattctttcttaacttttaaatctccaattttagatttattaataatataatatattaattataagtgTAATATAgtagtaattataaaatacatgtaCTTTGTATATTTCTGGGATGTACAAATTGCATGTAAAAATTATGTCAAACAATTATGTCACGTTATCTCTGTAGAACTTtacagatatttttaaaataattagtaaagCATCCAAGCTTTTTCTCACGGGTAGGTTAGAGCAAAATCGCGGTTGATGAACCCTCGATCGACTACGATCGGATCGATAGAAGATTTATTAAACGCGATTGATTAGTATGTTATTTTAGCTCGTGGATCTCCATATGCAACAACCTCCATGTGATGAGATCTGGATCGGTATTACTTGCGATCTATccgattatgaaaatattatcgtgAATTAtctaattactattattccGATAGTACTACTTTTGATAATACTATCCAAGTAataccgggcgaatggctgcatatttcagTAGTGCGtttccaaaatattttctatttaattcttactggatattaaattttacagaaatattaaaattaattttacaaagaatctgaaattttacattgttaatcttattttcgtaaataaataaataagatatagtagaattctaaaataattttttagagaAACGCACTGATAAATCctaatttcttcatttaattatCCTTTACAGGTTAATCATTACtaaattttctacgattctACTTACTTTCGCCAATATATTCACatgattcttatttattctcatttattcttatttattcttatttatcgaAGCACGTAACAATATCATAATTGATTCTTACATAACTTTTAACTAATAAATGTGTAGGAGATAAAATCAAAATgctttatttatacttattaatttttatttattcttatttatatatatattcattcttattaataagtatttattcttatttattgatatttattatgttctGTTCTCGGATGAGACTCTTGGGTATAGCTCTCAactagatttttttctttcaataaagaaaattgagcTTATGACATTGATTTatgtattttgatttttgttaaatagtACGATCATCAAAGTACCTATTCCTCGTTATcagtttcttcatttttttcatttcgtttttcttcttctctagaTTCTTGATATAGATTCTTATACGAGAGTTTGTGGAATCTTTCtgcattaaaagaaataagaaaatgtccttttctctcgtattgGTAAAACACGAATTACGAAAGTACAACTTTGTCGATATCTGTTACTGAGGTCGCACAGcgaagaatgaatgaatagacttaaatatagtttatatagatattttagatGACCTGTATCTTcctaattagatattttttggtTACATTGTTATACTATAAAAATTAGCAAACTGATATCGATCAAAGATGGACTATCACAGTTagcatttaaaattaatttattagacgTTGTCCGTATCTTTGAGTTCCTCTTTTAGTGTAACATTAATGAGACCTTGATATTTTACAGGATAAGCTAATAAATTTCCTTTGTTCCATGTATATAATTCCTGTAAACAATTTTGTTATCTTCCTAGACACACAGTTATAACAccaaaatagaaaatatatcgcATCGTTCGTCTATTGAAGCATTACAAACCTTCGTTTTGTGATTATAGCTGACAGCTGTAGTTTTATGATATGGATTGGAGAAGGACAAATGTACATCCACTGTtgaatttttgtataaatctAAAGctaatctgaaaaaaaaaaaaaaaactatttattCAGTAGACCATAGAAAATATCTGCATTATTTTTCTgtgaacacacacacatacacacacacagaaatgtatttttttatgcCTACCGAATTTTCATGGTTTCATCCGTTACGCTGTGAACAGCATATAAAACTCCTCCGGCAATAAACATTTCTCCAAATTTATGGTGATCGATACTGATGTTCCATGCATATTGAAGACTGAGATCAGTAGCACCCACTTTCATCACGACCGTATTATTGGATGGTAATCCATAAATTACCCATAAACctataaaattatctatatgtattttccataatataaatactacatattaattactagtatattatattaaaataatatagtttattataatattaaaatactatagtttaatattatactatatatactatattctaaaaaatattatagtttaaTCATTATAGTGACATACATAgtaataagtatattttttgatattatattttaactttCTATTCATCTaagttaaaaattgtataagatATTTGAAACATTGTAATCGTATATCGCATGTAAAGTGAAGgatgaatgaatttttaaaaatgtgcGTGGTACATTATTAAATGCCGGTAGACATGGGTAGAACGTATAATGGAAGACTCGTAGATATTTATGACGCACGCATATTACTGCTTTCATACACGTGTTTCATAACACGTTATTAGCTGATCTCTATCGGCTTTAGAGTATGTACCATCGACCACAGTCCCGTCCTTTATGTACGCGTGGACCGCAAGCGCATGCAATGCATACTACCTTCGAGCCAAAGCGGCCCGCGGGCTACCAGACAGACATACGGCTTTTATCAAGTACACATGTTCATCTTTGAAAAGCCATAAGAATCCTTAAGAAAACCCACAGACACACATTTAACGAGTTCCCAACCATTTAAATCGTCATACCATTTTCGTCAACGTTGAAGTCcacgtaattaaaattatgattagGAGTGTAAAGATAGTTGTTAGTGTTAACATATAAACCAGGTAGTTGCAATTCGCACgccgaaaaaaatatatcacatCCTTGACCATGGTaaagatcgaatcgaaatattGACGATCGATTTTTAGGATTGTAGAAAAATGATccattgtatattatatgtccGTTTCCCTATAACACGCGTATGTACGGTATcacaaatttatatcaaaacgatttattatatcgattaccAACCTGAAATGGATATggtaattcaattttttgtggtgtcttatttttaaaatgttctTTGGATTTATATTCCAATATATAAGatgtttcattctttcgtgTAATCCAATGCTTATCCGAAATTCCATCGAACCTTGGAGACGGATCGTGCATCCAACTGCCATAATGATCGTCCATAGTTCCCTTCAACACTGGCTTACCCACTGCTTCTATTACACCATCTATTTCCATACgatttataagtaatatattggATTAGATATTCGCACAACGAAAAATACTTACCTACTAATCTTGACGGCAATCCGGTAAAATTAACGTTCCGTAAAGGCTGAACATTTACGTAGCCGTCTATGTCGGTATATAGACATTTCATGGTAGGACATGTAGGGCAAGTTTCTTGGGGTGGACATAGTTCTTCCAAATCGATATTCTGTGGCATGGGTTCTCCATAAACCACATGTTGTTGcttattagatttatatcTATCCATGTTTTTGATATCGTCTAAcgatgaagaataaaaacgtacatttctttataaataattaaataaataaataaataaataaataaatactgaTATATTGAACCGACCATCGATTATGAGAGAACCTTTCGTAACatcgatatcatttttcaCAACGCAGTGATAGGTACCgtgatcgttcgataaaactCGAAGGATCTTCAAACGCATTTtaaactgaaataaaaatccatcCCTTTTAGATTCACGTTTATAAATGATGATCATCTTTATCAGGACTACCTTGTAATCTCTTCTCTCATAAATTTCCATACGATATTTGTCGGACATTTTCAAACGTCGACCATCGACACGTTCCCAATGAACTGTTGGCTCCGGAAATGCCTCGACTTCACATTCTAAGATAGCTGTACTCTGACTTCGCACGAGGACCAATTGATTACGTATGCGGATAAAGGGTGGAACTATAAATAAAGTGAATAAAGTGAATTTTTGacgaaataagataaaaaataattaatcaataattttctaaagatttcaatttgtaaatttctatatatctatctcttgttGACTTTAGTTCCTCGTCAGACCCTATAAAGTTTTTGCTACTTCAGAATATTGACTGTAGCTTCTTAATAAtccattttatcgatattaattgataaaaaaggaTTATTGTGTGACAAATCAGTTGGTCAATCTTATTACATATTCTGAGATGACACTAAAGACAAATTGAATCGATAGGGTGTTGTATACAGATtactattacatatttatattcagaACACGTGCACGTTTATAGGAAGTGTGTTCACTATGCAGGATATATAAGCAggtgtatacatatgcatgaaatcgataatatatatatatataatttaactccgaagagaataattatttgtatatatactgtTTTACATGAATTTTGCAAATGTCAGTAATTCCGTTAATAATATCGCaactttttatctatttaatggTTCAAAATTCAAACAAAACTTTATGAGATTTTagcaaataaattatttggtttattaatatatgattGTTAAAACTTTATGAATATACTTACATCTAACTTGAAGTTTAAACTTTTTAGATGCTCGAGGCGGTATTCCATTGTCTGCAACGCACGTATATTCACCCATGTGTTCTCTATTCACTACGCTTATATTAAACGTGGTGCCTATTACGGAAGTCACTGTGTAAAGTAAGACACGctattatttcattactaCAAATaacttattttgtttatattaagaaatatatatactattactCGATGCTCTTACCATGCCAAGATCCTAAAGGTATAACAGTACCATCTGTCTTAGACCATTGAACAACAGGTGGTGGTCTTCCACTCGTTGCACATCTCAATCTTACATTACTACCTTCTCTCAAGGTAATCAATTCAGTTCCATTCCGTGATACCATATTATCTTCTTATAAagttatatgtacatatgaaagagagagaaagaaagagataaaatttataattcgaaATCTCTTCATTAGAAGTGAAGACGAAGAAGCTACCTAAAATAGACGGTGGTATTAACAAATCATTAACATTGTAATCATTCATATGAACTTTCCAAGCAGATATTCCAGGTTTTCCATCTTGTCCAGACATTCCTGGTCGTCCTGGTGGACCAATATCTCCTAAAACGTGTTAAAGACAcgtcactttttttttcaatttagtACACGTTTAACtaaatcttttcaaattatttgaGTATCCTTCAACAGAATAGAAGACTAACGAGATTAAATAAGCCCTTTTTTTACACACATTCATCAAGAGTAGATACTTCAAAGaattaatagtaatactaAAGAGACGATAACTGTGCTTCTcttaaacgaatttttaagATACTCTCGTAAGTACAAAGACCTTTTCAACGCGTAACTTACCGCGCGGTCCCGGTGGCCCTTGAGGACCTGGTTGACCTGGTCTCCCTAAAAAGGTTcagaaaattaaacgaaatggtagtaataatagg is drawn from Vespula pensylvanica isolate Volc-1 chromosome 10, ASM1446617v1, whole genome shotgun sequence and contains these coding sequences:
- the LOC122632190 gene encoding cytochrome P450 4C1-like, with amino-acid sequence MDANQTFSEKVDENNQNPRSKKRLAMLDLLIAASLNDNQIDEEGIQEEVDTFIFAGHDTVAMALSFALLLFAKHKDVQKNIRNEVSTVMERKDLKMTISVIQEFSYLERCLKESLRLYPSVHSVLRYISKDMQLKNYLIPAGTTCNVSIYSLHRNPEFWPNPDVFDPDRFLPENMKGRNPYSYLPFSVGPRNCIGQKFAMLELKLMVAHILYNFNLEPVDELDNVKIMEDVLLRSSKTLRVKFIPIK
- the LOC122632464 gene encoding gliomedin-like isoform X2, encoding MNGKNTVKLDNGMLQPRILLYLILAQFFLQFFTSVYLYTYVVSVESELRIIRSGECERSQENEKFIRRRRSSALPTTGDNAVSDISRIREDKELAKESKKVTAPPIALSGSSSSPTAPGGQDWVWLNADTRIQFDAIENFCRSSTKYCPPGLPGSPGNPGPPGLPGLPGVPGTPGPEGPPGLAGLPGIRGPKGEIGPPGIDGRDGIPGEPGLDGIPGRSGLDGLPGLNGKSGEDGIPGFPGRNGTDGRPGQPGPQGPPGPRGDIGPPGRPGMSGQDGKPGISAWKVHMNDYNVNDLLIPPSILDNMVSRNGTELITLREGSNVRLRCATSGRPPPVVQWSKTDGTVIPLGSWHVTSVIGTTFNISVVNREHMGEYTCVADNGIPPRASKKFKLQVRFPPFIRIRNQLVLVRSQSTAILECEVEAFPEPTVHWERVDGRRLKMSDKYRMEIYERRDYKFKMRLKILRVLSNDHGTYHCVVKNDIDVTKGSLIIDDDIKNMDRYKSNKQQHVVYGEPMPQNIDLEELCPPQETCPTCPTMKCLYTDIDGYVNVQPLRNVNFTGLPSRLVDGVIEAVGKPVLKGTMDDHYGSWMHDPSPRFDGISDKHWITRKNETSYILEYKSKEHFKNKTPQKIELPYPFQGNGHIIYNGSFFYNPKNRSSIFRFDLYHGQGCDIFFSACELQLPGLYVNTNNYLYTPNHNFNYVDFNVDENGLWVIYGLPSNNTVVMKVGATDLSLQYAWNISIDHHKFGEMFIAGGVLYAVHSVTDETMKIRLALDLYKNSTVDVHLSFSNPYHKTTAVSYNHKTKELYTWNKGNLLAYPVKYQGLINVTLKEELKDTDNV
- the LOC122632464 gene encoding gliomedin-like isoform X3, translated to MNGKNTVKLDNGMLQPRILLYLILAQFFLQFFTSVYLYTYVVSVESELRIIRSGECERSQENEKFIRRRRSSALPTTGDNAVSDISRFDAIENFCRSSTKYCPPGLPGSPGNPGPPGLPGLPGVPGTPGPEGPPGLAGLPGIRGPKGEIGPPGIDGRDGIPGEPGLDGIPGRSGLDGLPGLNGKSGEDGIPGFPGRNGTDGRPGQPGPQGPPGPRGDIGPPGRPGMSGQDGKPGISAWKVHMNDYNVNDLLIPPSILEDNMVSRNGTELITLREGSNVRLRCATSGRPPPVVQWSKTDGTVIPLGSWHVTSVIGTTFNISVVNREHMGEYTCVADNGIPPRASKKFKLQVRFPPFIRIRNQLVLVRSQSTAILECEVEAFPEPTVHWERVDGRRLKMSDKYRMEIYERRDYKFKMRLKILRVLSNDHGTYHCVVKNDIDVTKGSLIIDDDIKNMDRYKSNKQQHVVYGEPMPQNIDLEELCPPQETCPTCPTMKCLYTDIDGYVNVQPLRNVNFTGLPSRLVDGVIEAVGKPVLKGTMDDHYGSWMHDPSPRFDGISDKHWITRKNETSYILEYKSKEHFKNKTPQKIELPYPFQGNGHIIYNGSFFYNPKNRSSIFRFDLYHGQGCDIFFSACELQLPGLYVNTNNYLYTPNHNFNYVDFNVDENGLWVIYGLPSNNTVVMKVGATDLSLQYAWNISIDHHKFGEMFIAGGVLYAVHSVTDETMKIRLALDLYKNSTVDVHLSFSNPYHKTTAVSYNHKTKELYTWNKGNLLAYPVKYQGLINVTLKEELKDTDNV
- the LOC122632464 gene encoding gliomedin-like isoform X1, encoding MNGKNTVKLDNGMLQPRILLYLILAQFFLQFFTSVYLYTYVVSVESELRIIRSGECERSQENEKFIRRRRSSALPTTGDNAVSDISRIREDKELAKESKKVTAPPIALSGSSSSPTAPGGQDWVWLNADTRIQFDAIENFCRSSTKYCPPGLPGSPGNPGPPGLPGLPGVPGTPGPEGPPGLAGLPGIRGPKGEIGPPGIDGRDGIPGEPGLDGIPGRSGLDGLPGLNGKSGEDGIPGFPGRNGTDGRPGQPGPQGPPGPRGDIGPPGRPGMSGQDGKPGISAWKVHMNDYNVNDLLIPPSILEDNMVSRNGTELITLREGSNVRLRCATSGRPPPVVQWSKTDGTVIPLGSWHVTSVIGTTFNISVVNREHMGEYTCVADNGIPPRASKKFKLQVRFPPFIRIRNQLVLVRSQSTAILECEVEAFPEPTVHWERVDGRRLKMSDKYRMEIYERRDYKFKMRLKILRVLSNDHGTYHCVVKNDIDVTKGSLIIDDDIKNMDRYKSNKQQHVVYGEPMPQNIDLEELCPPQETCPTCPTMKCLYTDIDGYVNVQPLRNVNFTGLPSRLVDGVIEAVGKPVLKGTMDDHYGSWMHDPSPRFDGISDKHWITRKNETSYILEYKSKEHFKNKTPQKIELPYPFQGNGHIIYNGSFFYNPKNRSSIFRFDLYHGQGCDIFFSACELQLPGLYVNTNNYLYTPNHNFNYVDFNVDENGLWVIYGLPSNNTVVMKVGATDLSLQYAWNISIDHHKFGEMFIAGGVLYAVHSVTDETMKIRLALDLYKNSTVDVHLSFSNPYHKTTAVSYNHKTKELYTWNKGNLLAYPVKYQGLINVTLKEELKDTDNV